The Phormidium sp. PBR-2020 DNA segment AGATTAGAGCGTTTGCGTCCTCCCTTAGCTTTCCACCCTTTCAGGTTCTCAAAGATAATGGCATCGGCATTGAACTGTTGGGCAATCTGCACAATACGCTTGGAGACAATCTGCCCAATTTGGCGGTTGATATTACGGCATTTGCGGTAGGTATGAGAGCAGAACCCTTTCTGGAGACGTCCGCCGTTTCCCATCGTTTGGCTGGCTCGTTTAGATACCGATTTCAGTCGCTTATCTCGACGGTCGCCGTTCCGCTGGACGCAGGTTCCAGCGGCTGCGGCGACTTCGTCTATGTCTCTCCCCGGGTGAATAAACTCCCGATAGGTTACAGTGCCGTCAAAATTCACGACTGCCACAGTAGCGGTGGTGTTAATACCCAGGTCAACACTGACGACTCGACCCTCTCCCTCCCGTTGAGGTGGATGACACTCAAACGGAACTGAGAGGTGACAGGCCCGTTTCTGCTCATTAAAAACGAGGGATGGCGACCGTAGCTTGTTGCTATCTACAGTATGCCGTTCTCGTAAGCTGGTTATCCCAATGGTCGTCCAGACCCAATCAGTTCCGTTAAAGACCTTGATGTCGATGCGGTCATAGCCATGGAGTTTATAGCATTGACCTTTATGCAGGGTCGGGTAACAGCCACTGTTGGGGTTGAGGCCTGGAGGTTTAGCGTCCCGACGTTGACGAATTCCCGATTGCCATTCCCGATACCGGGTCATGTAACTACTGACTTGGCCGGCAGCGAAGACGATGGCAGCCCGTCGGTAGTAGCTGGGGAACTTATAAAAGGTTTGGTCAAATTGCCGGTATTTGGGGTTGGGGTTCTTCGCGGTTTGGTGAATGAGTTTTTCGATGGCTAGAACCCGTTTTTGACTCGATAATGCTCCTAGAGACGGCCAATGGGTTAAGAGAATCCCCATCAAATGCCGACAGACACGACGATAGATCTCAACGGTCTGGCTCAGCAGCACTCGCTGCCTGGCTGTCGGGTTAAGATTCCAGGCGTCTGTACGGATGATTGATGTGGGTTTCTGGGTTGCCATAACGGTATGATATCCCAAGGCTTGTTAGCTCGGCGGCTCCTTGACCCCCACCTGCCGTTCGGCGAGGTGGGGGAATGCGTCGCTATTTTGTTCAAAAATAGGACGGTTTTAAAAACAGCGCATCCTACTTTGGATGGATAGTGCGATCGGCTCGACGCCGAATCTCGACGACGACGCGGCGAACAATCCTTCGGAGGCGGCGATCGTCAAGCAGCTATGCGGAGGCGATCGGCGATCTGACGCTTGCGGCGGAGAATGCTAGTCTCCACAAGGGCTTGCAGGAGCTAAACGAGCCGAAAAGTGTTCAACCTCTGGTACTCCCATAACGTAGCTTTGTTCGGTACGGTAGGAGTAGTGTCTGACTTGGATCGCGTCGCGCAGGCGATCGAGCAGCTTCTTGGGAGGAGGTTTCATGATTTGGGAGTGCTTGTGCTGGGAAGTATTAAATTAATCCTAATGCAGCGTTGACGTTCGATTGAAATGGTAGTTATACTGAAATCGTCCGCCTAATCACCCTTAGGGGGACATTATGCTGAAATCGTCTACTTAATCACCCCCAGGGGGGCGTTAGGTGGAGTTTGTCTGCCTAATCTGCCTATATGGGGTATTATGCGGAAAGTTTCCGTCTAATAAATTGTTAGGCAGAATAGCTCTTTGACTTTAGTTTTAATACTGCTAAACTTGAAATCCTTTTGTACCGTACTTCATTTGAGAGAATGAGCACCAAATCAATCAAGGATGATTTACTCATCCTTAATTCTGCCGAGAATAAAGTTTTGGAGGTTCAAGAATTTATCAACCAGGCAAAGGAACTGATAGCAGAAAGTAAATGTATTGACATTGAGGAAACTAGAAACAGATGCATCAAAGAGGCGACTCTTTTGCCAATCATAGGAAACTACACGCCAAGCTTTTCTTCGCTTGAGGCTAGTTCAAATAATTTGATTTTGGATCTTGATCAACAGTTGGATGCTGTACAAAAAATTTTAGAAGAATATAGTTCAATAATTTACACAAAAAGAATGGAGATTACGCCACCCTTTTTGCTAGATATAATTGAGGGAATTGAAGATTTATTAGCCAGATTACAAGATATTTATCTTGGGAAAAACTTACCTAGTTCCCAAAAAATTGAAGATTCCAGTCTTCCTAAATTAAGAGAGCAAGTTTCAGACATTAAAACATGTTTTGGAAAGAGTATTTCTCAGCCTCAAAGATGGACAGATCTAAACCGGCACCTTGCTTTTGGTGAAATTCATGATTTGGATGATATTGTAAATCGCGACTGGCCAAGTGTAAGGCAAGGTATCTTAAGGAGTTTCTTTGGATTGAGAGATATAGATTCTTTAGATGGGGAAAGTATCAGTGAATTTAGAAGCCTAGTTAAGTATGTAGCGAATCAGAATCAATTTAGCTGGAAAGAGCTTAGCTCAGAAGAATTTGAAAGATTAATTTTTCAGCTGGTTTCATCTCCAGATATCACTTATGAGAATGCAGAATTTTTAATGCAGACAAATGCTCCTGACTGTGGTAGAGATATTTCAGTATGGAGAGTCTGTCAGGATAGTCTCTTTGGCTCAATCCGACATAGAGTAATCATACAGTGTAAGCATTGGCTAGATAAGAGTTTATCTGTAAAAGATATAAGCTATCTGAAGGATCAGCTTCAGCTATGGGAGCCACCCAGAGTGGATGTATTAATCATTGCAACAACAGGATATTTTTCTTCTGATTCAGTGAGGTTTATGGAAAACCACAATCAATCTTCTTCCGCGCTAAGAATTGAATACTGGCCCATTGAAAAGATCAAAAAAATAGTTGAATCCCGACCATATCTATTAGAGAAGTTTAAGGTCTAGTATTGTTTGGTATCTTTCTAAGATGCGTATGACTTCTGCCTAACAACCGCAATGCACCGGAACATCTCAATATGGTTGGTTTGCTGCGAAGGTTATCTAAGTCCGGTGATTGCGAGCGTTATGCGGCTGAGGTTCTGGTAAGGGCATTCCTGTAATCCTCGGTCAACATTAGAGCCTGTTTTCCTATGGCCTGTCCGGGTAAGCGGTGTAGGATGGTAGCAAGGAGGGAAATATGAACATTCCGATTATCGACGAGGTTGTCGAGCAGTTGAAAGTTATGCCTCAGCCTTTGCAAAGGCGGGTGCTTGAATTCGTTCGGTCGCTGGTAGAAACAGAAGTTCGAGGTACACCAGGGCAGCAACTGTTGCGTTTCGCTGGCTCAATTCCTTCTGACGATCTTCAGTTAATGCGTGAGGCGATCGAGCGAGATTGCGAACGTATAGATGTTGATGAATGGTAGGTTTGTTCTCGATACCAATATCGTTATTGCGCTTTTTGCTGATGAGGCGATCGTCAAAAGCAGTCTTGCTCAAGCCAGTGAGGTTTTCATTCCAAGCATTGTCATTGGTGAGCTGTGTTATGGAGCCAGAAAGTCAGGACGAGTTGAAGCAAACTTAGCAAGAGTTGATGAATTAGTTGCTGGCAGCACAATATTGGTGTGTGACGCTGAAACCGCACGGCAATACGGTGCGGTCAAAAACAAGTTAAGGCTCAAGGGCCGTCCATTACCTGAAAATGATGTCTGGATTGCAGCCCTTGCACTACAGCATGATTTGATTCTAGTAACACGCGATGCTCATTTTCAAGAAGTGGAGAGTCTGAAAGCAGTAGCGTGGTGAGTAAAGCCGCCGCATAACAACCCGGTCGGAGCGGACTGCTGGAAGTTCCCGATATGGATGCAGAGGTTGCTGACAGCCGCTCAACCGGAACGTTAGCGCGATCGCCCCGCCAGACTAACGCCAGCCCTGCTGGGTCGATGCCCATCGGTCTCCTCCCCCCATTGCCACTTAGAGCGATCGCACTACTCCCCAACCCGCCCACTCAACACCGATCCTGCACCTTTCACTAGCTGCCCGAACCACAGGCGATCGCCACTCCAACCCCCCAATACAATAGAAGCCAACCCCGAAGTATCCGCAAGGTCAAAGAG contains these protein-coding regions:
- a CDS encoding IS200/IS605 family accessory protein TnpB-related protein, producing MATQKPTSIIRTDAWNLNPTARQRVLLSQTVEIYRRVCRHLMGILLTHWPSLGALSSQKRVLAIEKLIHQTAKNPNPKYRQFDQTFYKFPSYYRRAAIVFAAGQVSSYMTRYREWQSGIRQRRDAKPPGLNPNSGCYPTLHKGQCYKLHGYDRIDIKVFNGTDWVWTTIGITSLRERHTVDSNKLRSPSLVFNEQKRACHLSVPFECHPPQREGEGRVVSVDLGINTTATVAVVNFDGTVTYREFIHPGRDIDEVAAAAGTCVQRNGDRRDKRLKSVSKRASQTMGNGGRLQKGFCSHTYRKCRNINRQIGQIVSKRIVQIAQQFNADAIIFENLKGWKAKGGRKRSNLRQRFHGWLKGMIRGLTEMKWQEIGGQVIDVVAAYTSKLAYDGSGVVRRDSKNYALAKFSSGKRYNADLNGALNIAARGILQLTRLHDSEERSSQRSRRSPRSWACLCDLWTHTVSG
- a CDS encoding restriction endonuclease; translation: MSTKSIKDDLLILNSAENKVLEVQEFINQAKELIAESKCIDIEETRNRCIKEATLLPIIGNYTPSFSSLEASSNNLILDLDQQLDAVQKILEEYSSIIYTKRMEITPPFLLDIIEGIEDLLARLQDIYLGKNLPSSQKIEDSSLPKLREQVSDIKTCFGKSISQPQRWTDLNRHLAFGEIHDLDDIVNRDWPSVRQGILRSFFGLRDIDSLDGESISEFRSLVKYVANQNQFSWKELSSEEFERLIFQLVSSPDITYENAEFLMQTNAPDCGRDISVWRVCQDSLFGSIRHRVIIQCKHWLDKSLSVKDISYLKDQLQLWEPPRVDVLIIATTGYFSSDSVRFMENHNQSSSALRIEYWPIEKIKKIVESRPYLLEKFKV
- a CDS encoding type II toxin-antitoxin system VapC family toxin codes for the protein MNGRFVLDTNIVIALFADEAIVKSSLAQASEVFIPSIVIGELCYGARKSGRVEANLARVDELVAGSTILVCDAETARQYGAVKNKLRLKGRPLPENDVWIAALALQHDLILVTRDAHFQEVESLKAVAW